The following proteins come from a genomic window of Elgaria multicarinata webbii isolate HBS135686 ecotype San Diego chromosome 10, rElgMul1.1.pri, whole genome shotgun sequence:
- the RPL7L1 gene encoding ribosomal protein uL30-like, with protein sequence MAEPEPPKKIPLVPENLLKKRKAYQAIKATQAKQALLDKRKHQKGKQIKFKRLETFLRDSHRKHRDDVRLRRMEQKPGLLLMPEGHKLAFAVRIAEIKGVSLQVRHVIQRLQLRKIYSGTFVKLSPESLKMLRTVEPYVAWGYPNLKSIRELILKRGHAKINNKKLALTDNVLIEEHLGNYGIICLEDLIHEIYSAGKHFHEINNFLWPFHLSVARHAARNKMGFHKEIGDTGFRGNGINQLIRHLN encoded by the exons ATGGCGGAGCCTGA ACCACCAAAGAAGATACCCTTGGTGCCGGAAAACTTACTGAAGAAAAGAAAGGCATATCAGGCCATCAAAGCCACCCAGGCCAAGCAGGCGTTGCTGGACAAGAGAAAG CACCAGAAAGGAAAACAGATTAAATTCAAACGTCTGGAGACATTTTTGCGTGACTCTCATCGGAAGCACAGAGATGATGTACGTCTACGACGTATGGAACAGAAACCTGGACTGCTGCTAATGCCTGAGGGACACAAGCTGGCATTTGCTGTACGGATTGCAGA AATTAAAGGGGTGAGTCTGCAGGTGCGACATGTCATACAGAGGCTACAGTTGAGAAAGATTTACAGTGGGACGTTTGTTAAACTGTCACCAGAATCGCTAAAAATGCTGCGAACTGTGGAGCCTTATGTGGCATGGGG ATATCCCAATCTGAAATCTATCCGAGAGTTGATCCTGAAACGAGGCCATGCAAagatcaacaacaaaaaacttgCTTTGACAGACAATGTTCTGATAGAGGAGCATCTGG gAAACTATGGTATTATTTGTCTGGAAGACCTTATTCATGAAATTTACTCAGCTGGGAAGCACTTCCATGAAATCAATAACTTTTTGTGGCCGTTCCACCTGTCTGTGGCTCGACATGCTGCCCGTAATAAAATGGGGTTCCACAAAGAGATAGGTGATACTGGATTTCGAGGCAATGGGATCAACCAGCTGATACGTCATTTGAACTAG
- the MAD2L1 gene encoding mitotic spindle assembly checkpoint protein MAD2A, which translates to MAKQQSREQGITLRGSAEIVAEFFSYGINSILYQRGIYPAETFTHVQKYGLTMLVTADTELKNYLNNVVGQLKEWLCECLVQRLVVVISSKETSEILERWQFDIECDKTAKDESTPRQKSQKAIQDEIKSVIRQITATVTFLPLLETTCAFDLLIFTDKDLEVPEKWEESGPQFIANSEEVRLRSFTTTIHKVNSMVAYKKDSLA; encoded by the exons ATGGCGAAGCAGCAGAGCCGGGAGCAGGGCATCACTCTGCGGGGCAGCGCCGAGATCGTGGCCGAGTTTtttt CATATGGCATCAACAGTATCTTATACCAACGTGGGATTTATCCTGCTGAAACTTTTACACATGTTCAGAAATATGGACTTACTATGCTTGTAACTGCAGACACTGAACTTAAAAACTATTTGAACAATGTGGTGGGACAGCTGAAAG AATGGCTCTGTGAATGTTTAGTTCAGAGGCTAGTGGTAGTGATCTCTAGCAAGGAAACCAGTGAAATTCTTGAAAGGTGGCAATTTGACATTGAATGCGATAAAACAGCAAAGGATGAAAG TACACCAAGACAGAAATCTCAGAAAGCTATACAGGATGAAATTAAATCTGTCATCAGACAAATAACAGCCACGGTGACGTTTCTTCCTTTACTAGAAACTACAT GTGCATTTGACTTGCTCATTTTCACAGACAAAGACTTGGAAGTTCCAGAGAAATGGGAAGAGTCAGGCCCACAATTTATTGCTAACTCTGAAGAAGTCCGTCTTCGTTCCTTCACAACTACAATACACAAAGTCAACAGTATGGTGGCCTACAAAAAGGACAGCTTGGCTTAA